CTGACCATCCTGCGCCACGGCCGCAGCCGCGCCGACGACGAGGGCGTGCATGAAGGCCGCTACGATTCACCCCTGACCGCCCAGGGGCAGGCGCAGGCCCGCGCCCTGGCGGCCTACTGGCAGGCCCACCCCCCGGGATTTGACCGGGTGTATGGCTCCACCCTGCAGCGGGCCCACGAAACGGCCCAGATCGTCGCCGACGCCCTGGGCCTTCCCCTGACCGCCACCGATCTTCTTCGGGAATGGGATAACGGCCCCCTGGCGGGCCTGAAGCGAGA
Above is a window of Deinococcus aquaedulcis DNA encoding:
- a CDS encoding histidine phosphatase family protein gives rise to the protein MPTDSHLHLTILRHGRSRADDEGVHEGRYDSPLTAQGQAQARALAAYWQAHPPGFDRVYGSTLQRAHETAQIVADALGLPLTATDLLREWDNGPLAGLKRDEALARYPIPAFRHDLDAFTPEGG